A window of Rhododendron vialii isolate Sample 1 chromosome 13a, ASM3025357v1 contains these coding sequences:
- the LOC131312563 gene encoding uncharacterized protein LOC131312563, with protein sequence MALTIGAGGTTALYGGSNGTTYTGQQFLRRPILLPPPQPTSRNASLITRASKKWSPRTGKLDGRTRRSSSTTIKEDEEEERRTVQNGVEGGVDASGADDGYFLPELPGLEKDFWEGPEWDGFGFFVQYMWAFGIGFALIASGFAVATYNEGATDFKQTPAYKESIQSRDLLEEPEGSSSDVFESNPTEEAPSLE encoded by the exons ATGGCTCTCACAATCGGAGCCGGTGGCACCACGGCTCTGTACGGAGGCAGCAACGGCACCACTTACACCGGCCAGCAATTTCTCCGCCGTCCAATCCTCCTCCCACCACCACAACCCACATCGCGAAACGCGAGTTTGATTACAAGAGCGTCCAAGAAGTGGTCACCCAGAACCGGGAAGCTCGACGGCAGGACCAGAAGGAGCTCAAGCACGACCATcaaagaagacgaagaagaagagcgACGGACGGTTCAGAATGGAGTTGAGGGGGGTGTTGATGCGAGTGGTGCGGATGATGGCTACTTCTTGCCTGAGCTTCCGGGTTTGGAGAAGGACTTCTGGGAGGGTCCTGAGTGGGACGGTTTTGGGTTTTTCGTGCAGTATATGTGGGCTTTCGGCATCGGTTTCGcg TTAATTGCGAGTGGATTTGCTGTTGCCACATACAATGAAGGTGCAACAGATTTTAAGCAGACTCCTGCTTACAAGGAATCAATTCAATCTAGAGATCTTTTGGAAGAACCAGAAGGATCTAGCTCAGATGTTTTTGAGTCCAACCCGACTGAGGAGGCACCAAGTTTGGAATAG
- the LOC131312562 gene encoding non-specific lipid transfer protein GPI-anchored 10, with protein sequence MSSFHSLLPPIHTPPLVLLLLLTSLLPHTALSQNPGGVGASPPAGPTMADCGTRLLPLVPCAPFVQGTAPSPARPCCDGLKQLNTQQPACLCLLLNNTDALSSFPINSTLALELPLLCSLQFDTSSCSGVKAPSSSPVSQVSPGVLPNGSIAAADTPGVTVAPKTSIMGIGFGRSGSTKLNMKGYAVVLVAAMAFMSLDVQLSPP encoded by the exons ATGTCTTCTTTTCACTCCCTCCTGCCTCCCATCCACACACCTCCTCTGGTTCTTCTCCTGCTTCTCACTTCCCTCCTCCCACACACTGCTCTTTCGCAGAACCCCGGCGGGGTCGGCGCGTCGCCACCAGCAGGGCCCACGATGGCCGATTGTGGGACACGCCTGCTGCCGTTGGTCCCGTGTGCGCCGTTTGTCCAAGGCACCGCCCCCTCTCCGGCCCGGCCTTGCTGCGATGGGCTGAAACAACTGAACACCCAGCAGCCCGCTTGCCTTTGCCTCTTGCTAAATAACACTGATGCCTTGAGCTCTTTCCCTATTAACTCCACGCTTGCTCTCGAGCTCCCACTTCTTTGTAGCCTCCAATTTGACACTTCTTCATGTTCAG GGGTTAAGGCACCTTCTAGTTCACCTGTTTCTCAAGTTTCCCCAGGTGTACTCCCCAATGGTTCCATAGCTGCAGCTG ACACTCCAGGGGTCACAGTGGCCCCCAAAACCAGCATTATGGGGATTGGATTTGGCCGGAGTGGCAGCACAAAGTTGAACATGAAAGGTTACGCGGTGGTGCTGGTGGCTGCTATGGCATTCATGTCACTGGATGTACAACTAAGCCCTCCATAG
- the LOC131312561 gene encoding calcium-dependent protein kinase 17-like, whose protein sequence is MGTTVQRKTRKNLIPSSLSDFHPISSPYHLSLSLVSFLQLPKKNPLLSCSPFGPPPILHCPPSLSSSSSSSLSTMGSCCSRGNSNDPQNNTASKEGSVPNNDSSATGPSPQNSTTPPRTNPPSASPNHSSKPSKQAPIGTVLGKPMEDVRSTYTIGKELGRGQFGVTHLCTNKSTGEQFACKTIAKRKLASKEDIEDVRREVQIMYHLTGQPNIVELKGTYEDKHSVHLVMELCAGGELFDRIIAKGHYTERAAASLLRTIVQIVHTCHSMGVIHRDLKPENFLLLNKDENSPLKATDFGLSVFYKQGEQYKDIVGSAYYIAPEVLKRKYGPEVDIWSIGVMLYILLSGVPPFWAESEHGIFNAILRGHVDFTSDPWPSISTGAKDLVRKMLNSDPKQRLTAFEVLAHSWIKEDGEAPDTPLDNAVLDRLKQFRAMNKFKKVALRVIAGCLSEEEIMGLKQMFKGMDTDNSGTITLEELKQGLAKQGTKLSEYEVKQLMEAADADGNGTIDYDEFITATMHLNRMDREEHLYTAFQYFDKDNSGYITIEELQQALREFGMNDGRDIQEIISEVDADNDGRIDYDEFVAMMRKGNPEAAQNPKKRRDGVFV, encoded by the exons ATGGGAACAACGGTACAGAGAAAAACCCGTAAGAATTTGATCCCATCATCCCTCTCCGATTTCCACCCAATATCCAGCCCctatcatctctctctttctctagtttcttttcttcaactccccaaaaaaaacccattgCTCTCTTGTTCGCCCTTTGGGCCACCCCCAATCCTACATtgtcccccctctctctcttcttcttcttcttcttctctctctacaatggGGAGCTGTTGTTCCAGGGGCAACTCCAATGATCCCCAGAACAACACTGCCAGTAAAGAAGGATCAGTGCCTAACAATGATAGTAGCGCCACCGGTCCCTCCCCTCAAAACTCCACCACCCCGCCACGAACCAACCCTCCTTCCGCCTCTCCCAACCACTCTTCCAAGCCCTCGAAGCAGGCCCCGATAGGGACCGTTTTGGGCAAGCCGATGGAAGACGTCCGGTCCACCTACACCATAGGAAAGGAGTTAGGTAGGGGCCAATTCGGCGTGACCCATTTGTGCACGAACAAATCAACCGGCGAGCAATTCGCTTGTAAAACCATAGCGAAGAGGAAGCTGGCTAGCAAGGAGGATATTGAGGATGTTAGGAGAGAAGTCCAAATAATGTACCATTTGACAGGGCAGCCGAATATCGTGGAACTCAAGGGAACTTACGAAGACAAGCATTCGGTGCATTTGGTTATGGAGTTGTGCGCTGGAGGAGAGCTTTTCGATAGGATCATCGCGAAAGGTCATTACACAGAACGCGCTGCCGCTTCGCTGCTCAGGACTATTGTGCAGATTGTGCATACTTGTCATTCCATGGGCGTCATCCATAGGGATCTCAAGCCTGAGAATTTCCTTCTGTTGAATAAGGATGAGAATTCGCCTCTTAAAGCTACAGATTTCGGCCTATCCGTGTTCTACAAACAAG GCGAACAGTACAAAGATATCGTGGGTAGTGCATATTATATCGCGCCTGAAGTCTTGAAGAGAAAATATGGACCAGAAGTTGACATATGGAGCATTGGGGTCATGTTATACATTCTTCTATCAGGAGTTCCCCCATTCTGGGCAG AGTCAGAGCACGGCATTTTCAACGCGATCTTGCGCGGCCACGTGGATTTTACGAGTGATCCGTGGCCTTCAATTTCAACTGGAGCAAAGGATCTTGTTAGGAAGATGTTGAACTCAGACCCTAAGCAGAGGCTAACAGCATTTGAAGTTCTAG ctCATTCCTGGATTAAGGAGGATGGAGAGGCACCCGATACGCCACTTGACAACGCGGTTTTGGACAGACTCAAACAATTCAGAGCAATGAATAAGTTCAAGAAAGTCGCTCTTCGG GTCATCGCCGGCTGCCTATCAGAGGAAGAAATTATGGGATTAAAGCAGATGTTCAAAGGCATGGACACTGACAACAGTGGGACAATAACACTTGAGGAGCTAAAGCAGGGTCTAGCAAAGCAAGGGACTAAGTTATCTGAATATGAAGTCAAACAGTTAATGGAAGCA GCCGATGCAGACGGGAATGGGACCATAGACTACGACGAGTTCATTACAGCAACAATGCATTTGAACAGAATGGACAGAGAAGAACATCTTTACACCGCGTTCCAGTACTTCGATAAAGATAATAGCGG GTACATCACGATAGAAGAACTACAACAAGCACTCCGCGAATTTGGAATGAACGATGGGAGGGACATACAGGAAATCATTTCCGAAGTTGATGCCGACAAT GATGGTAGGATCGACTATGACGAATTCGTGGCCATGATGAGAAAAGGCAACCCAGAAGCAGCGCAGAACCCAAAGAAACGACGCGATGGTGTATTCGTCTGA
- the LOC131312564 gene encoding pentatricopeptide repeat-containing protein At1g62350, which produces MLRRATNHLRKLSPPLISRPPKTLVDSPDRFARRVTGSASSPSLSIWRRKKEMGKEGLMVAKELKRLHSNPVRFDRFIKSHVSRLLKSDLVAVLAEFQRQDLVSLSMTLYDLVRKEIWYRPDMFFYRDMLMMLARNKKVDEAKRVWEDLKREEVLFDQHTFGDIMRAFLDGGLPSEAMDIYDEMRQSPDPPLSLPYRVILKGLIPYPELREKVKDDFLELFPDMVVYDPPEDLFEDQEWRRESEED; this is translated from the exons ATGCTGAGACGAGCCACAAACCATCTCCGAAAACTTTCCCCACCGCTCATCTCAAGGCCTCCGAAAACCCTAGTAGATTCCCCTGACCGGTTCGCAAGGCGAGTCACCGGTTCGGCGTCGAGCCCGAGCCTGTCGATATGGAGGCGGAAGAAGGAGATGGGGAAGGAAGGGCTGATGGTGGCCAAAGAGCTCAAGCGACTCCACTCCAATCCGGTCCGGTTCGACCGGTTCATCAAGTCCCACGTCTCTCGGCTGCTCAAGTCCGACCTCGTCGCCGTCCTCGCCGAGTTTCAGCGACAGGACctcgtctctctctccatgACG TTATACGATCTGGTGCGTAAAGAAATATGGTACCGGCCAGACATGTTCTTTTACAGAGATATGCTTATGATGCTTGCAAGGAATAAGAAAGTTGATGAAGCAAAGCGGGTATGGGAAGATCTAAAGAGGGAGGAAGTTCTTTTTGATCAACATACATTTGGCGACATTATGAGGGCCTTCTTGGATGGTGGCTTGCCATCAGAGGCAATGGACATATACGATGAAATGAGACAGTCTCCTGATCCCCCACTCTCGCTGCCTTACCGAGTCATACTCAAAGGGCTCATTCCGTACCCAGAACTGAGGGAGAAAGTGAAAGATGACTTCTTGGAGCTGTTCCCCGATATGGTTGTGTACGACCCACCTGAAGACCTATTTGAAGATCAAGAATGGAGAAGGGAGAGCGAAGAGGATTAA
- the LOC131312565 gene encoding pentatricopeptide repeat-containing protein At4g28010, with product MKPLLKNPHLCLRRAFTNPFSSTPPAAAASSDYLHLHQAETRIRTICEKPTSQFAEAMSIFDKIVDLNLIPCGSTCNLLIGALTKSKNYSLALKVYNKMIHVDILPSFLVLSGLIECFVHAHKHDFAIGVLGTMVKRGFSVNVYNVNVVLKGLCTNSEVDKAMEIGRVLGRGYVVLDVCSFNTLVNGLCKAKRLEEAMDLRIEMEAANCSLNAVTYSCLMDGLCKEGRMDEAMGLLEEMRMNGLDVDVVVYGTLIGGFSRKGEVIQGKGLFDEMVRKRIAPNVVTYTCLIDGLCKIGHWKEAALVFNRMTERGILPDNVTYTCLIDGLFKDGRAPKAEELFVLMRENGEEPSVETYNVLISGLCREGMVNDALKTWQMMIEKGKMPNLITYNSLARGLCENGKVDEAVMLFDRMLKDKTCIKPDNRLFTELIQGLCKEGRLDDALGIHHKLVENGGGRDMVPYNILICAFLETGNVKKAMEIWKQVLQLQLVPNSFTYSVIINGFCKLGMVNIAKGILLRMRASGVSPTLIDYNTLIATLCKAGSLDQAKRLFHEMKNANCEPDLITFNSIIDGTLKAGDIQSSKDLVTDMVQRGLVPNTRTFSILINRLCKLGQLEDAKNVSEGMIASGCSPNAFVYDSLLKGFYSRGEKDEIIKLLHKMAAEGVLLDSEITSTILMCICYVSEDIDFMDLLPSFSQQNSEVSNITCNQLLKRLQKSHPSIA from the coding sequence ATGAAACCCCTCCTCAAAAACCCCCACCTTTGTCTCCGCCGTGCATTCACAAACCCATTCTCTTCGACGCCACCCGCCGCTGCGGCCTCCTCCGACTATCTACATCTACACCAAGCAGAAACCCGAATAAGAACCATATGTGAAAAACCCACTTCCCAATTCGCCGAAGCCATGTCGATTTTCGACAAAATCGTCGATTTGAACCTAATCCCATGTGGGTCTACCTGCAATCTCTTAATCGGAGCGCTCACGAAGTCGAAGAACTACAGTTTAGCTCTCAAAGTGTATAATAAAATGATCCATGTCGATATTTTGCCGAGTTTTCTAGTATTGAGTGGTTTGATAGAGTGTTTCGTGCATGCACATAAGCATGATTTCGCTATTGGGGTATTGGGTACGATGGTGAAGCGCGGTTTTAGTGTTAATGTATACAATGTGAATGTTGTATTGAAGGGTTTGTGTACAAATAGTGAGGTTGATAAagcaatggagattggaagagTATTGGGTAGAGGTTATGTGGTACTCGATGTATGCAGTTTTAATACACTCGTAAATGGACTTTGCAAAGCGAAGAGATTGGAAGAGGCTATGGATTTGAGAATCGAGATGGAGGCTGCTAATTGCAGCCTGAATGCGGTTACTTACAGCTGTTTAATGGATGGTCTATGCAAGGAGGGTAGAATGGATGAAGCTATGGGTTTGTTGGAGGAAATGAGGATGAATGGATTGGACGTTGATGTTGTTGTGTATGGGACGCTTATCGGTGGTTTCAGTCGTAAAGGGGAGGTTATTCAAGGGAAAGGTCTTTTCGATGAGATGGTGAGAAAAAGAATTGCCCCCAATGTGGTCACGTATACTTGTCTAATAGACGGGCTTTGTAAGATAGGGCATTGGAAAGAAGCTGCGTTAGTGTTTAATAGGATGACAGAACGTGGAATCCTTCCCGATAATGTCACTTATACATGTCTAATTGATGGGCTTTTCAAAGATGGGAGGGCCCCTAAAGCTGAGGAGTTGTTTGTTTTGATGCGAGAAAATGGTGAAGAGCCTAGTGTTGAAACATACAATGTACTGATTAGTGGATTGTGCAGGGAAGGAATGGTAAATGATGCTTTGAAAACATGGCAAATGATGATAGAGAAGGGTAAGATGCCTAATTTGATTACTTACAACAGTTTAGCTAGGGGGCTTTGTGAAAATGGAAAGGTTGACGAGGCAGTTATGCTTTTTGATCGGATGCTGAAAGACAAGACCTGTATTAAACCTGATAATAGGCTGTTTACTGAGCTAATCCAAGGGCTGTGCAAAGAAGGTCGTCTTGATGATGCTTTAGGAATTCATCACAAGCTTGTGGAGAATGGGGGAGGTAGAGATATGGTTCCTTACAATATTTTGATCTGTGCATTTCTGGAGACAGGGAATGTCAAAAAGGCAATGGAAATTTGGAAACAGGTGCTCCAATTGCAATTGGTTCCAAATTCTTTTACTTATAGTGTTATCATCAATGGATTCTGCAAATTGGGTATGGTTAATATTGCAAAAGGCATTCTTTTGCGAATGAGAGCGTCTGGTGTTAGCCCTACCTTGATTGACTATAATACATTGATTGCGACTCTTTGCAAGGCTGGCAGTTTGGATCAAGCAAAGAGGTTGTTTCATGAAATGAAGAACGCTAACTGTGAACCTGAtcttatcacatttaattcaataATCGATGGAACTCTCAAAGCAGGGGATATTCAATCATCGAAAGATTTAGTCACAGACATGGTTCAAAGGGGTCTTGTCCCCAATACCCGGACCTTTTCCATATTGATAAATAGGCTTTGTAAACTAGGTCAATTGGAGGATGCTAAAAATGTTTCTGAGGGAATGATTGCTAGTGGCTGTTCTCCGAATGCCTTTGTATATGATTCTCTTCTGAAGGGCTTTTATTCGAGGGGTGAAAAGGATGAAATTATTAAGTTGCTTCATAAAATGGCTGCCGAGGGTGTTCTTCTTGACTCAGAAATAACTTCAACTATCTTGATGTGTATTTGCTATGTCTCTGAAGATATTGATTTTATGGATCTTTTGCCAAGTTTTTCCCAGCAAAATTCAGAAGTATCAAACATTACATGCAATCAATTACTGAAGAGACTCCAAAAATCTCACCCCAGTATTGCTTGA